Proteins found in one Aquibium microcysteis genomic segment:
- a CDS encoding EAL domain-containing protein yields the protein MAGISALFVSARSLRALGIVVWFVAALLFAGVFALAVAVQGREAIRVSVAHGIDDVDRLVRNIDTAFDELDRSVTSAPCSDLYMRQLRQIAYLPDGLSEFFHVEEGRVICTLSAERLADAHVLGSPDFVRDGTVPTTFWMDRDLGFTGLAGMSGTIVQRGNFATVIPPERISLNLPGWIDAEVVVITPDGRWWHRGGKERVHQDVLIAGAGMDWTGAGGPALRSKTCSAEGHYCISTRAYLVDVAASNPAMMLLVVVFAGLGASWATRFTLGLIRRYWSFEARFLRNLDAKSLICAYQPILEVATGRIAGCEVLVRWRDIDDTVVYPDAFLPIVARHDMMRQLTTLIVRRAAVELAERLPSEARLQVNINVFPSEIDAHRINEVFKPLRDLSDRFTIALEIIESDALPLELVQAEIERLRQEGYLIYLDDFGTGYSTIRHVAALDIDGIKLDKAFAMAPDGSVMAEMLHHAIGMVRSAGRKVVVEGVETAARLAQLRERADRVDFLQGYQISRPLDIDGFAAFVRERAPAAAAAERKAA from the coding sequence ATGGCGGGTATTTCTGCACTTTTCGTCTCTGCTCGAAGCCTGCGCGCCCTGGGGATCGTGGTGTGGTTCGTGGCCGCGCTGCTCTTCGCCGGGGTCTTCGCCCTGGCCGTCGCTGTCCAGGGACGGGAAGCGATCCGGGTGAGCGTCGCCCACGGCATCGACGACGTCGATCGCCTCGTCCGGAACATCGACACCGCCTTCGACGAACTCGACCGTTCGGTCACCTCTGCTCCGTGCAGCGACCTCTACATGCGCCAGCTGCGGCAGATCGCCTATCTGCCCGACGGGTTGAGCGAGTTCTTCCACGTCGAAGAAGGTCGTGTGATCTGTACCCTCTCGGCCGAACGACTGGCGGACGCGCATGTTCTCGGGTCGCCCGATTTCGTTCGGGATGGGACGGTGCCGACCACATTCTGGATGGACCGGGACCTCGGTTTCACGGGGCTGGCAGGGATGTCGGGAACCATCGTGCAGCGAGGCAACTTCGCGACCGTCATCCCGCCCGAGCGCATATCGCTCAACCTGCCGGGCTGGATCGACGCGGAAGTGGTGGTGATCACCCCCGACGGCCGCTGGTGGCATCGGGGAGGCAAGGAGCGTGTTCATCAGGACGTCCTGATCGCCGGGGCAGGTATGGACTGGACAGGCGCCGGCGGCCCGGCGCTTCGCAGCAAGACCTGCAGCGCAGAGGGGCACTACTGCATCTCGACACGGGCCTATCTGGTGGACGTGGCCGCCTCCAACCCCGCGATGATGCTGCTCGTCGTCGTCTTCGCAGGTCTCGGCGCCAGTTGGGCTACCCGCTTCACGCTCGGCCTGATCCGGCGGTACTGGTCGTTCGAGGCCCGCTTCCTGCGCAACCTCGACGCCAAGTCGCTGATCTGTGCCTACCAGCCGATACTGGAAGTGGCCACCGGTCGTATCGCCGGCTGCGAGGTGCTGGTGCGCTGGCGCGACATCGACGATACCGTCGTCTATCCCGACGCCTTCCTGCCGATCGTGGCGCGCCACGACATGATGCGCCAGCTCACCACGCTGATCGTCAGACGGGCAGCGGTGGAGCTCGCCGAAAGGCTGCCGTCGGAGGCACGGCTCCAGGTCAACATCAATGTCTTTCCCAGCGAAATCGACGCGCACAGGATCAACGAAGTCTTCAAGCCCCTGCGGGACCTCTCCGATCGCTTCACGATCGCGCTGGAGATCATCGAGAGCGACGCGCTGCCGCTCGAACTCGTGCAGGCCGAAATCGAGAGGCTGCGGCAGGAAGGCTACCTGATCTATCTCGACGATTTCGGCACGGGCTACTCGACCATCCGCCACGTCGCGGCACTGGACATCGACGGCATCAAGCTCGACAAGGCCTTCGCGATGGCGCCCGACGGCAGCGTCATGGCCGAGATGCTGCATCATGCGATCGGCATGGTCCGATCGGCCGGACGCAAAGTGGTCGTCGAGGGCGTCGAGACCGCGGCAAGACTGGCGCAGCTCCGGGAGCGGGCGGATCGCGTCGACTTCCTCCAGGGCTACCAGATCTCCCGTCCGCTCGACATCGACGGCTTCGCCGCCTTCGTTCGGGAGCGCGCGCCTGCCGCGGCGGCTGCCGAACGGAAGGCCGCCTGA
- a CDS encoding [protein-PII] uridylyltransferase encodes MAKIPLKLDEMIDGTALRRDLTALTAVTGGDGSGPEARSAALHVLRERLTAGRKRAEEMLTEDGGGTVCAVRISHLMDEIIRALYDFAVTHVYRSKNPSSGERMAIIAVGGYGRGTLAPGSDLDLLFLLPYKQTPWGEQVVEYLLYMLWDLGLKVGHATRNIDECIRLSRTDITIRTAVLEARFLWGEEKLYDELMMRFDQEVVRSTGPEYVQAKLAERDERHRKAGASRYLVEPHVKDGKGGLRDLHTLFWIAKYFYRVRTGEELVEKGVFTREEYLQFVKAEDFLWAVRCHLHFQTSKAEERLHFDIQRDIAERLGYTSHPGLSAVERFMKHYFLVAKEVGDLTRIFCAALEEEQAKHVPGFNRFLQTFQRRRRKLAGTSDFIIDNDRITVADEGVFERDPVNLLRLFWFADKHGLEFHPDALKLVTRSLKLIDRTLRRNPEANQLFMDVLTSNRNPELNLRRMNEAGVLGRLIPDFGKIVAMMQFSMYHHYTVDEHLLRCIGVMAEIERGENDKAHPLAHKLIPGLKPQREVLYTAILLHDIAKGRPEDHSEAGGRIARRICPHMGFSPSETETIAWLVENHLVMSMTAQTRDLNDRKTIDDFASVVQSVERLKMLLVLTICDIRGVGPGVWNGWKGQLLRTLYYETELLLTGGFSEVSRAKRAEHAREQLSTALTGWPERDRRRILKLHYDNYLLIVDARDQVRHAQLIREADAAQKVFTTAVTMHAFEAVTEITVLTPDHPRLLSVVAGACAAAGANIVDAQIFTTTDGRALDTILISREFERDEDELRRAQRVGKLIEDVLSGRMRLPDMIEKRTKPKRGQKVFRLEPRAEVRNTLSNRFSVIEVEGLDRPGLLSEITGAISDLSLDIASAHITTFGEKVIDTFYVTDLTGQKVENPTRQAAIRARLIETLSGGPVRGQKLKAAAE; translated from the coding sequence ATGGCGAAGATTCCCCTGAAGCTCGACGAAATGATCGATGGTACCGCGCTTCGCCGCGATCTGACGGCGCTGACGGCCGTCACCGGCGGAGACGGGTCAGGCCCCGAGGCGCGTTCGGCCGCTCTCCATGTCCTGCGCGAGCGGCTGACAGCGGGGCGCAAGCGCGCAGAGGAAATGCTGACGGAGGATGGCGGCGGTACCGTCTGCGCCGTCCGGATCTCGCACCTCATGGACGAGATCATCCGCGCCCTCTACGACTTTGCCGTCACGCACGTCTATCGGTCCAAGAATCCGTCGTCGGGCGAGCGTATGGCGATCATCGCCGTCGGCGGCTACGGGCGCGGCACGCTGGCACCCGGTTCCGACCTCGATCTCCTCTTCCTGCTGCCCTACAAGCAGACACCGTGGGGGGAGCAGGTGGTGGAGTACCTGCTCTACATGCTCTGGGACCTCGGGCTGAAGGTCGGCCACGCCACGCGCAACATCGACGAATGCATCCGCCTGTCGCGGACCGACATCACGATCCGCACCGCCGTGCTCGAAGCGCGTTTCCTGTGGGGCGAGGAAAAGCTGTACGACGAGCTCATGATGCGGTTCGACCAGGAGGTCGTGCGCTCCACGGGTCCCGAATATGTCCAGGCGAAGCTCGCGGAACGCGACGAACGGCATCGCAAGGCAGGCGCCAGCCGCTACCTCGTCGAACCGCACGTCAAGGACGGCAAGGGCGGTCTGCGGGACCTGCACACGCTGTTCTGGATCGCCAAGTACTTCTACCGGGTCCGCACCGGCGAGGAGCTCGTCGAGAAGGGCGTCTTCACGCGCGAAGAGTACCTGCAGTTCGTCAAGGCCGAAGACTTCCTGTGGGCAGTACGCTGCCACCTGCACTTCCAGACCAGCAAGGCGGAAGAACGCCTGCACTTCGACATCCAGCGCGACATCGCGGAGCGGCTGGGCTACACGAGCCACCCCGGGCTGTCGGCGGTCGAACGCTTCATGAAGCACTACTTCCTGGTGGCCAAGGAGGTGGGCGATCTGACCCGCATCTTCTGTGCCGCGCTCGAGGAGGAGCAGGCCAAGCACGTGCCGGGCTTCAACCGCTTCCTGCAGACGTTCCAGCGTCGCCGCCGCAAGCTTGCCGGCACGTCCGACTTCATCATCGACAACGACCGGATAACCGTGGCCGACGAGGGGGTGTTCGAACGCGATCCGGTCAACCTGCTCAGGCTGTTCTGGTTCGCGGACAAGCACGGGCTGGAGTTTCATCCGGATGCGCTGAAGCTCGTGACGCGGTCGCTGAAGCTGATCGATCGCACCTTGCGCCGCAATCCGGAGGCCAACCAGCTTTTCATGGACGTCCTCACGTCGAACCGCAACCCGGAGCTGAACCTGCGCCGCATGAACGAGGCGGGCGTGCTCGGCAGGCTCATCCCGGACTTCGGCAAGATCGTCGCGATGATGCAGTTCTCGATGTATCACCACTATACCGTGGACGAGCACCTGCTGCGCTGCATCGGAGTGATGGCGGAGATCGAGCGTGGAGAGAACGACAAGGCGCACCCGCTCGCGCACAAGCTCATACCGGGGCTGAAGCCGCAGCGTGAGGTGCTCTACACGGCCATCCTCCTGCACGACATCGCCAAGGGACGTCCGGAGGATCATTCCGAAGCCGGCGGCCGCATCGCCCGGCGTATCTGTCCGCACATGGGGTTCTCGCCGTCCGAGACCGAGACCATCGCCTGGCTGGTGGAGAACCATCTGGTCATGTCGATGACGGCACAGACGCGCGACCTGAACGACCGCAAGACGATCGACGACTTCGCCTCGGTCGTGCAGTCGGTCGAGCGCCTGAAGATGCTGCTCGTGCTGACCATCTGCGACATCCGCGGCGTGGGGCCCGGCGTCTGGAACGGCTGGAAGGGACAGCTGCTGCGCACGCTCTACTACGAGACGGAACTGCTCTTGACGGGCGGCTTCTCGGAGGTGTCGCGGGCCAAGCGTGCGGAACATGCGCGCGAGCAGCTCTCGACCGCACTGACGGGCTGGCCGGAGCGCGACCGCAGGCGTATCCTCAAGCTGCATTACGACAACTATCTCCTGATCGTCGACGCGCGGGACCAGGTCCGCCATGCGCAGCTCATCCGCGAGGCCGACGCGGCACAGAAGGTCTTCACGACCGCCGTCACCATGCATGCGTTCGAGGCGGTCACCGAGATAACGGTCCTGACGCCCGACCACCCCCGGCTCCTGTCGGTGGTTGCCGGAGCCTGCGCTGCGGCCGGGGCCAACATCGTCGACGCGCAGATCTTCACCACCACGGACGGGCGGGCACTGGACACGATCCTGATCAGCCGGGAGTTCGAACGGGACGAAGACGAGCTGCGCCGCGCCCAGCGTGTCGGCAAGCTGATCGAGGACGTGCTGTCGGGTCGCATGCGTCTGCCCGACATGATCGAGAAGCGCACGAAGCCCAAGCGGGGGCAGAAGGTGTTCCGGCTGGAGCCGCGCGCGGAGGTTCGCAACACGCTGTCGAACCGCTTTTCCGTCATCGAGGTCGAGGGACTCGATCGTCCCGGGCTGCTCTCGGAGATCACGGGGGCCATCTCGGACCTGTCGCTCGACATCGCCTCCGCGCATATCACGACCTTCGGCGAGAAGGTGATCGATACGTTCTATGTCACGGATCTGACCGGACAGAAGGTCGAGAATCCGACCCGCCAGGCCGCCATCCGCGCCCGACTGATCGAGACGCTCTCGGGCGGTCCCGTCCGGGGCCAGAAGCTCAAGGCGGCGGCGGAGTAG
- a CDS encoding EAL domain-containing protein, whose amino-acid sequence MVVALAVICGTVMLVEHRTRALHDKELRADVYNRVTYIRSRLEGVVNGDLQLIRGLAAAIAADPTMSQEQFSAFAAHLMQTSDRLSHVAAAPDMVVSLIHPLAGHEQALGLDYLAMPAQREAVLKARDTGKLVLTGPVDLVQGGKGLVGRYPVFVEENGGRRFWGVVSAVIDLEAVYVDSGLSGTDLPIEIAISARDAPAPDAVFLGSPHVLRHDPVVVEASFPSTSWRLHAIPASGWNQPYPYVWQIRGFLLATSIVLLLPIVATGRLIEERQRNIGELSRREKQLSRLSRRLRLALDTSQVGVWEMEIDSKDLFWDDRMNELYGYPADGRLRDYTFWSRRIHPEDMARAEREFRIAMDETGRYHSEYRLLLPSGTVRHIRSIGTVYRDFGEPARIVGVNWDVSADIALNEDLKRAKALTDARNHELESAKERIEFIALHDSLTGLPNRRYLDQMLAEHVERFAKGEETAGLLHIDLDRFKQINDTLGHAAGDAMLAHTARILRATARTGDFVARVGGDEFVVLCRRPRGSDEEGFSYLTEFAERVIEQIQQPVSHGGHECRIGVSIGIASDKDAVADPRQLLVHADIALYRAKNRGRNRYQIFNDVLRREIVIQKNTADEILTAIEQGQFLAHYQPQFDATTLEIVGIEALARWDHPSKGLLLPAAFMKIAEEINVVDVIDRVILEQTLADLERWDAQGIDIPKVSVNVSARRLNDDELIGSLRRLPLSRGRISFELVESIFLDEQDESIAWNVDLIKDLGIAIEIDDFGTGYASIVSLMKLKPSRLKIDRQLVMPIVQSIPQRHLVQSIIDIGKSLGIEVLAEGVETMDHARVLKTLGCDALQGYAFAKPMSAADVTVFARERRWREAG is encoded by the coding sequence TTGGTCGTCGCCCTCGCGGTGATCTGCGGTACGGTCATGCTCGTCGAGCACCGCACGAGAGCCCTGCACGACAAGGAACTGCGCGCCGACGTCTACAACCGGGTGACCTATATCCGTTCGCGGCTGGAAGGCGTCGTCAACGGCGACCTCCAGCTGATCCGGGGGCTCGCGGCCGCCATCGCGGCCGATCCGACGATGTCGCAGGAACAGTTCTCCGCCTTTGCCGCGCACCTGATGCAAACGAGTGACCGGCTCAGCCACGTCGCGGCGGCGCCGGACATGGTCGTCTCCCTCATCCATCCGCTCGCCGGCCACGAACAGGCGCTCGGCCTCGACTATCTCGCGATGCCGGCCCAGCGCGAAGCCGTGCTGAAGGCACGCGATACCGGAAAGCTCGTGCTCACGGGTCCTGTCGATCTGGTCCAGGGCGGCAAGGGACTGGTGGGACGTTATCCGGTCTTCGTGGAGGAGAACGGCGGTCGCCGGTTCTGGGGGGTCGTTTCCGCCGTAATCGACCTGGAAGCCGTCTATGTCGACAGCGGGCTTTCGGGAACGGATCTGCCGATCGAGATTGCGATCAGTGCGCGCGATGCGCCGGCTCCCGATGCCGTCTTCCTGGGCTCGCCGCACGTGCTCAGGCACGATCCCGTCGTCGTCGAAGCCAGCTTCCCGTCGACGTCATGGCGGCTTCACGCCATACCGGCCAGTGGCTGGAACCAGCCCTATCCCTACGTCTGGCAGATACGGGGCTTCCTGCTTGCGACGTCGATCGTGCTTCTCCTCCCGATCGTCGCGACAGGGAGACTGATCGAGGAGCGTCAGCGCAACATCGGCGAACTCTCGCGGCGCGAGAAGCAGTTGTCGCGGCTCTCCCGGCGCCTGCGGCTCGCGCTCGACACATCGCAGGTCGGCGTCTGGGAGATGGAGATCGACAGCAAGGACCTGTTCTGGGACGACCGCATGAACGAGCTGTACGGCTACCCGGCCGACGGACGTCTGCGGGACTACACCTTCTGGAGCCGGCGCATCCATCCGGAAGACATGGCACGCGCGGAACGCGAATTCCGCATCGCGATGGACGAGACCGGGCGCTACCACTCCGAGTACCGTCTGCTCCTGCCGAGCGGCACGGTCCGGCACATCCGCTCCATCGGCACGGTCTACCGGGATTTCGGCGAGCCTGCGCGCATCGTCGGCGTCAACTGGGATGTCTCCGCCGACATCGCTCTCAACGAGGATCTGAAGCGCGCGAAGGCGCTGACCGACGCCCGCAACCACGAACTGGAATCGGCCAAGGAGCGCATCGAGTTCATCGCGCTGCACGATTCGCTGACGGGCCTGCCCAACCGGCGGTACCTCGACCAGATGCTGGCGGAGCACGTCGAACGGTTCGCGAAGGGGGAAGAAACGGCCGGTCTGCTCCATATCGACCTCGACCGCTTCAAGCAGATCAACGACACGCTGGGACACGCGGCCGGCGACGCGATGCTCGCCCATACCGCCCGGATCCTGCGCGCCACCGCCCGGACCGGAGACTTCGTCGCGCGCGTCGGCGGCGACGAGTTCGTCGTGCTTTGCCGGCGTCCGCGCGGCAGCGATGAGGAAGGGTTCTCCTATCTCACCGAATTCGCCGAACGCGTGATCGAGCAGATCCAGCAACCGGTGAGCCATGGCGGGCATGAATGCCGGATCGGCGTCAGCATCGGCATCGCGAGCGACAAGGATGCGGTCGCCGACCCCAGACAGCTTCTCGTCCATGCGGACATCGCGCTCTACCGCGCGAAGAACCGCGGCCGCAACCGGTACCAGATCTTCAACGACGTGCTGCGGCGCGAGATCGTCATCCAAAAGAACACCGCCGACGAAATCCTGACGGCGATCGAACAGGGCCAGTTCCTGGCCCACTACCAGCCGCAATTCGACGCCACCACGCTCGAGATCGTCGGGATCGAGGCGCTGGCGAGATGGGACCATCCGTCGAAGGGACTTCTGCTGCCCGCCGCCTTCATGAAGATTGCCGAGGAGATCAACGTCGTCGACGTGATCGATCGCGTCATCCTCGAACAGACCCTGGCGGATCTGGAGCGTTGGGACGCGCAGGGCATCGACATCCCCAAGGTTTCGGTCAACGTGTCCGCCCGCCGGCTGAACGACGACGAACTCATCGGATCGCTTCGCCGGCTGCCGCTTTCCAGGGGCCGAATTTCGTTCGAACTCGTGGAATCGATCTTTCTCGACGAGCAGGACGAGTCGATCGCCTGGAACGTCGACCTGATCAAGGATCTGGGGATCGCCATCGAGATCGATGATTTTGGCACCGGCTATGCCTCCATCGTCAGCCTGATGAAGCTGAAGCCCAGCCGGCTGAAGATCGACCGGCAGCTCGTGATGCCGATCGTGCAGTCGATCCCCCAGCGACACCTCGTGCAGTCGATCATCGACATCGGCAAGTCATTGGGCATCGAGGTGCTGGCCGAAGGCGTCGAGACGATGGATCACGCCCGCGTCCTGAAGACGCTCGGCTGCGACGCGCTTCAGGGTTATGCTTTCGCCAAGCCAATGTCGGCCGCCGACGTGACGGTCTTCGCCCGCGAACGGCGCTGGCGCGAAGCAGGCTGA